One window of Rhizobium leguminosarum genomic DNA carries:
- a CDS encoding winged helix-turn-helix transcriptional regulator, which translates to MKNNSILQCPVARGLNSVGDAWSILVLRDAHTGLTRFDQFRKSLGIVPTMLTKRLKALTDDGLLEKRLYSERPPREEYVLTEAGRDFLPVLMMIGAWAHRHCDGELARYVDVETGSEIEPIAIDAVTGAKLGTRAMRLSAGQERESGNP; encoded by the coding sequence ATGAAAAATAATTCAATTCTCCAGTGCCCGGTGGCCCGCGGCCTTAACTCTGTGGGTGATGCGTGGAGCATTCTGGTTCTGCGGGATGCACATACTGGCCTTACCCGGTTCGACCAGTTCAGGAAGAGCCTCGGCATCGTGCCGACCATGCTCACAAAGCGCCTCAAAGCGCTGACCGATGACGGCCTGCTGGAAAAGCGCCTCTATTCCGAGCGACCGCCCCGCGAGGAATATGTGCTTACCGAAGCAGGCCGGGATTTCCTGCCGGTGCTGATGATGATCGGGGCGTGGGCGCACCGCCACTGCGATGGCGAACTCGCCCGCTATGTCGATGTCGAAACGGGCTCAGAGATCGAGCCGATCGCTATCGATGCGGTTACGGGTGCAAAACTCGGAACGCGGGCAATGCGGCTGAGTGCGGGCCAGGAACGGGAATCCGGCAACCCATAA
- a CDS encoding oxidoreductase, translating into MIDRTKNIALVTGASSGIGLVTAQSLAKAGYRVYGTSRKQVASKPGITMLICDVTDKASVEAVIAEILQQAGRIDLVVNNAGIGLLGGAEESSIDQAQRLFDVNLFGVARVVNAVLPIMRKQKSGRIVNMSSILGLIPSPYNAFYASTKHAIEGYSESLDHEVRNFGIRVVLVQPGVTKTSFEENLTRADQPLPVYDSERTRSEALMRKWMEAGDAPQVVADMVLKAATAKKPKLRYSAGKQSRQVRSLRRFLPERLVDSLLRKVNELPASV; encoded by the coding sequence ATGATCGACAGAACCAAGAACATTGCCCTGGTTACCGGTGCTTCCTCCGGCATTGGCCTTGTCACAGCCCAATCGCTGGCGAAAGCCGGCTATCGCGTCTATGGGACAAGCCGCAAACAGGTTGCCAGCAAGCCTGGCATCACCATGCTGATCTGCGACGTGACGGATAAAGCCTCGGTGGAGGCTGTGATTGCCGAGATCCTGCAGCAGGCCGGCCGCATCGACCTTGTCGTCAACAATGCGGGGATCGGCCTGCTCGGCGGCGCGGAAGAATCATCGATCGACCAGGCCCAGCGGCTTTTCGACGTCAACCTTTTCGGCGTCGCCCGCGTCGTCAATGCCGTGCTGCCGATCATGCGGAAGCAGAAGAGCGGCCGGATCGTCAACATGAGCTCGATCCTCGGACTTATCCCATCCCCCTACAACGCCTTCTATGCCTCGACCAAACATGCGATCGAAGGCTATTCGGAATCGCTCGATCATGAAGTGCGCAACTTCGGCATTCGTGTCGTTCTCGTCCAACCCGGCGTCACCAAAACCTCCTTCGAGGAGAACCTGACACGCGCAGATCAACCGCTTCCGGTCTACGACTCGGAGCGGACCCGGAGCGAGGCTCTGATGCGCAAGTGGATGGAGGCGGGCGACGCGCCACAGGTTGTCGCCGATATGGTCTTGAAAGCCGCAACGGCGAAGAAGCCGAAGCTGCGCTATTCCGCCGGCAAGCAGTCGCGCCAGGTCCGCTCGCTTCGCCGCTTCCTGCCAGAGCGGCTGGTCGACAGCCTCCTGCGCAAGGTCAACGAGCTTCCCGCCTCGGTCTGA
- a CDS encoding MBL fold metallo-hydrolase produces MGKTKRRNPYYDGPVSDHFDGTHFFNPDGIEPLGFGDLLRWQFGGGRAPWPRSVPSPYAAAKPDPRVDGEDLRVTMVGHATMLVQVAGLNILTDPVWSERVSPFTFAGPKRVVQPGIAFDDLPPIDLVLVSHNHYDHLDIATLRRLRAKHRPRVVTPLGNDTIIRRAVPDIQITSMDWGERISHAGISIDAEPAHHWSARGGADRRMALWASFVLSTPAGKIYHVGDTGFHHGINYKAAQQKHGGFRLAILPFGAYEPRWFMKGQHQNPQEAVIGMKLANAAYVAGHHFATFQLTNEAVDAPARALQTAMSEHDIPPERFRPLRAGEVFDVPML; encoded by the coding sequence ATGGGTAAGACCAAAAGACGCAATCCCTACTATGACGGCCCGGTGTCCGATCACTTCGACGGCACGCATTTCTTTAATCCCGACGGTATTGAGCCCCTTGGTTTCGGCGATTTGCTGCGGTGGCAATTCGGCGGTGGCCGTGCGCCTTGGCCGAGGTCGGTGCCAAGTCCATATGCGGCGGCCAAGCCGGATCCACGCGTGGACGGCGAGGATCTACGGGTGACCATGGTTGGCCATGCAACAATGCTGGTGCAGGTCGCCGGGCTCAATATCCTCACCGACCCGGTATGGTCGGAGCGCGTGAGCCCCTTCACTTTTGCTGGACCCAAACGCGTCGTCCAACCGGGCATCGCGTTCGATGATCTGCCGCCGATCGATCTCGTGCTGGTATCGCACAATCATTATGATCATCTCGATATCGCGACACTCAGGCGGTTGCGTGCGAAGCATCGGCCGCGTGTGGTGACGCCACTCGGCAATGACACGATCATCCGCCGCGCCGTGCCCGATATACAGATCACATCGATGGACTGGGGCGAACGCATCTCGCACGCCGGCATAAGCATTGATGCGGAGCCTGCACATCATTGGTCCGCCCGCGGCGGCGCCGATCGCCGAATGGCACTCTGGGCGTCGTTCGTTTTATCGACTCCCGCCGGAAAAATTTATCACGTCGGAGATACGGGCTTTCACCACGGCATCAATTACAAGGCGGCACAGCAGAAGCATGGTGGCTTTCGCTTGGCGATTTTACCCTTCGGCGCCTATGAGCCGCGATGGTTCATGAAAGGCCAGCACCAGAATCCGCAGGAGGCGGTGATCGGGATGAAGTTGGCAAATGCGGCCTATGTGGCGGGGCATCACTTCGCGACATTCCAACTGACAAATGAAGCGGTCGACGCGCCGGCAAGAGCGCTGCAAACCGCTATGAGCGAGCATGACATTCCGCCGGAACGGTTCCGGCCGCTCAGGGCCGGCGAGGTCTTCGATGTGCCCATGCTCTAG
- a CDS encoding crotonase/enoyl-CoA hydratase family protein codes for MTDQIIVEQPSTHAGVQLIRFNRPEKKNAITRAMYSAMADALNAANADPGIRATALLGTEGCFSSGNDMNDFLTAAIGGGGLGQEILDFLYALVKAEKPVVSGVDGLAIGIGATIHLHCDLTIASGRSQFRTPFVDLALVPEAGSSLVAPRLMGHQRAFALLAVGEVFSAAEAKEAGLIWKVVEPGEVDGQTLATAARLAAKPPEALRIARDLIRGDSGEIIARIDEEARHFSARLKSAEARAAFEAFMRR; via the coding sequence ATGACCGATCAGATCATCGTCGAGCAGCCTTCCACCCATGCAGGCGTCCAACTCATCCGCTTCAATCGGCCGGAGAAGAAGAACGCCATCACCCGTGCCATGTATAGCGCCATGGCCGATGCACTGAATGCGGCCAATGCCGATCCAGGCATCCGCGCCACCGCCTTGCTCGGCACCGAAGGCTGCTTTTCCTCAGGCAATGATATGAATGATTTTCTCACTGCCGCAATCGGCGGCGGCGGCCTGGGGCAGGAGATCCTCGATTTCCTCTATGCGCTGGTCAAGGCCGAAAAACCCGTCGTCTCCGGCGTCGACGGTCTGGCGATCGGCATCGGCGCGACGATCCATCTCCATTGCGACCTGACCATCGCATCCGGCCGCAGCCAGTTCCGCACCCCCTTCGTCGATCTGGCGCTGGTGCCGGAGGCGGGCTCCAGTCTGGTCGCGCCGCGCCTGATGGGCCACCAGCGCGCCTTCGCCCTGCTTGCGGTGGGCGAAGTCTTTTCGGCCGCCGAGGCGAAGGAAGCCGGTCTCATCTGGAAGGTGGTCGAGCCCGGCGAGGTCGATGGGCAGACGCTGGCGACCGCCGCGCGTCTCGCCGCCAAACCGCCGGAGGCGTTGCGCATCGCTCGCGATCTCATCCGCGGTGACAGCGGCGAGATCATCGCCCGCATCGACGAGGAGGCCCGCCATTTCTCCGCCCGTCTGAAAAGCGCCGAGGCCCGGGCCGCCTTCGAAGCCTTCATGCGTCGCTAG